The proteins below come from a single Tigriopus californicus strain San Diego chromosome 3, Tcal_SD_v2.1, whole genome shotgun sequence genomic window:
- the LOC131878245 gene encoding uncharacterized protein LOC131878245 — protein sequence MAKASITLLALLALVVLVDNTQAGAIEGYDREISDDDVREYLGLLENYFQQHEARNKRGRFCLRRDMTCPDLPNGKDVCCNGSQCSCNLFNQNCKCSTIGLFQRLG from the exons ATGGCTAAGGCTTCAATAACTCTCCTGGCATTGCTGGCTCTCGTTGTTTTGGTGGACAACACTCAAGCTGGGGCCATTGAGGGCTATGATCGAG aGATAAGTGATGACGATGTGCGTGAATACCTGGGCCTTTTGGAAAATTACTTTCAGCAGCACGAAGCCAGAAACAA GCGAGGCCGCTTCTGTTTGAGGAGGGACATGACATGCCCCGACCTGCCAAATGGAAAGGATGTGTGTTGCAATGGGTCACAATGCTCTTGCaaccttttcaatcaaaactgcAA GTGCAGCACGATTGGCCTGTTCCAAAGGCTGGGCTAA
- the LOC131878241 gene encoding dihydroorotate dehydrogenase (quinone), mitochondrial-like isoform X1, giving the protein MTMVIKRSAATKLRNLLALSGAGTVVFTGICVYKENAKFYSSVIMPTMHKILEPETAHNLAVTTLERRLLPKSKFKDPENLSVNVFGLKFSNPVGIAAGFDKDARAACGLWDIGFGFVEVGSVTPRPQPGNDQPRLFRLSEDQGVINRFGFNSEGHDVVLARVKAIKAANPKAILGVNLGKNRTSPDAAQDYAQGVKVFGPLADYLVINVSSPNTPGLRSLQGREELKKIIGTALEARSQMTRKVPILLKVAPDLSEDDREDIALVVNTKEWQIDGLIVSNTTTSRPKNLESKWQAESGGLSGRPLREKSTQTIREFYKLTQGKIPIIGVGGIFNGSDAIEKMQAGASLIQIYSAMAFEGPPVVTTIKAELSRAMAHNQVDSLVELIGSDHRMQ; this is encoded by the exons ATGACAATGGTGATAAAAAGATCAGCAGCT ACCAAGTTGAGGAATCTTCTGGCCTTATCTGGAGCCGGGACGGTCGTGTTCACGGGAATCTGCGTTTACAAGGAGAACGCCAAGTTCTATTCAAGCGTCATCATGCCCACAATGCACAAGATTTTGGAGCCCGAGACCGCCCATAACTTGGCAGTTACCACCCTGGAACGAAGACTGCTGCCTAAATCGAAGTTTAAGGACCCAGAAAATTTG AGCGTCAATGTGTTTGGCCTTAAGTTCTCTAATCCGGTGGGTATTGCTGCTGGATTTGATAAAGACGCCAGAGCTGCGTGTGGATTGTGGGATATCGGTTTTGGATTTGTGGAGGTGGGATCGGTAACTCCTCGACCTCAGCCGGGAAATGATCAGCCCCGACTTTTCCGTTTGTCAGAGGACCAAGGCGTCATCAACAG ATTTGGCTTCAATAGTGAGGGCCACGATGTCGTTTTAGCCCGGGTTAAGGCCATCAAAGCTGCCAATCCCAAGGCCATTTTGGGCGTCAATTTGGGAAAGAATAGGACTTCACCGGATGCTGCTCAAGACTACGCCCAAGGAGTCAAAGTTTTTGGCCCTTTGGCGGATTATCTTGTCATCAACGTGTCAAGCCCTAACACCCCGGGTCTACGATCACTGCAAGGCCGAGAGGAGTTGAAAAAGATAATTGGAACAGCCTTAGAAGCCAGAAGCCAAATGACCCGAAAAGTTCCTATTTTGTTGAAAGTTGCACCGGATCTCTCCGAAGACGACAGGGAGGACATCGCCCTAGTGGTTAATACGAAAGAG TGGCAAATCGATGGTCTCATTGTCAGCAACACAACCACTTCTCGTCCGAAAAATCTTGAGAGCAAATGGCAAGCGGAAAGCGGTGGCTTGAGTGGGAGACCTTTGCGTGAGAAATCCACTCAGACTATTCGCGAGTTCTACAAGCTAACACAAG GAAAGATTCCGATTATTGGCGTGGGCGGTATCTTTAACGGGTCAGATGCTATTGAGAAGATGCAAGCCGGAGCCAGTTTGATACAGATTTACTCAGCCATGGCGTTCGAAGGCCCCCCCGTCGTGACCACCATCAAGGCCGAACTGTCCCGAGCCATGGCGCACAACCAAGTGGATTCTCTCGTCGAGCTAATAGGAAGTGATCATAGAATGCAATAA
- the LOC131878241 gene encoding dihydroorotate dehydrogenase (quinone), mitochondrial-like isoform X2, with translation MTMVIKRSAASVNVFGLKFSNPVGIAAGFDKDARAACGLWDIGFGFVEVGSVTPRPQPGNDQPRLFRLSEDQGVINRFGFNSEGHDVVLARVKAIKAANPKAILGVNLGKNRTSPDAAQDYAQGVKVFGPLADYLVINVSSPNTPGLRSLQGREELKKIIGTALEARSQMTRKVPILLKVAPDLSEDDREDIALVVNTKEWQIDGLIVSNTTTSRPKNLESKWQAESGGLSGRPLREKSTQTIREFYKLTQGKIPIIGVGGIFNGSDAIEKMQAGASLIQIYSAMAFEGPPVVTTIKAELSRAMAHNQVDSLVELIGSDHRMQ, from the exons ATGACAATGGTGATAAAAAGATCAGCAGCT AGCGTCAATGTGTTTGGCCTTAAGTTCTCTAATCCGGTGGGTATTGCTGCTGGATTTGATAAAGACGCCAGAGCTGCGTGTGGATTGTGGGATATCGGTTTTGGATTTGTGGAGGTGGGATCGGTAACTCCTCGACCTCAGCCGGGAAATGATCAGCCCCGACTTTTCCGTTTGTCAGAGGACCAAGGCGTCATCAACAG ATTTGGCTTCAATAGTGAGGGCCACGATGTCGTTTTAGCCCGGGTTAAGGCCATCAAAGCTGCCAATCCCAAGGCCATTTTGGGCGTCAATTTGGGAAAGAATAGGACTTCACCGGATGCTGCTCAAGACTACGCCCAAGGAGTCAAAGTTTTTGGCCCTTTGGCGGATTATCTTGTCATCAACGTGTCAAGCCCTAACACCCCGGGTCTACGATCACTGCAAGGCCGAGAGGAGTTGAAAAAGATAATTGGAACAGCCTTAGAAGCCAGAAGCCAAATGACCCGAAAAGTTCCTATTTTGTTGAAAGTTGCACCGGATCTCTCCGAAGACGACAGGGAGGACATCGCCCTAGTGGTTAATACGAAAGAG TGGCAAATCGATGGTCTCATTGTCAGCAACACAACCACTTCTCGTCCGAAAAATCTTGAGAGCAAATGGCAAGCGGAAAGCGGTGGCTTGAGTGGGAGACCTTTGCGTGAGAAATCCACTCAGACTATTCGCGAGTTCTACAAGCTAACACAAG GAAAGATTCCGATTATTGGCGTGGGCGGTATCTTTAACGGGTCAGATGCTATTGAGAAGATGCAAGCCGGAGCCAGTTTGATACAGATTTACTCAGCCATGGCGTTCGAAGGCCCCCCCGTCGTGACCACCATCAAGGCCGAACTGTCCCGAGCCATGGCGCACAACCAAGTGGATTCTCTCGTCGAGCTAATAGGAAGTGATCATAGAATGCAATAA
- the LOC131878234 gene encoding glutaredoxin domain-containing cysteine-rich protein CG31559-like: MTRKKRVAPDPPISANVNDLTFFGSIRNSWNGFNKFSESPIENNHDRAPTPPPKNRGGTMKSTRNKRPPPPPPPIQTQLGLQCESPCSEIEEASSSCMSPSRFSSSGSNPQSGHTSPSVDDSGVNSDSDRPRSSASSQDSSQLRPRLFSRTSQDSLSEEVEDEAAASINRTLRHLTTLRDEMIAPPPPPEFSDFGSEPLSLLSNTSASSLRSSGSSQLDLIQAARGTLKKRHDDEQFLEKSLRDRLQQSLAISEYEEDYSNITSHFGHVEQVGEANGHETFAGVRFAPELVDPEEGGFKDVTIRSQRGTIRGVKNRVRRGIATFLRDPNKKNFTELETGKVVVYITTLGVLRDTYARCVKVRQILRTHLIKVEERDVFMSRENQLELMERTEQPYLEVPKVFVEGRYLGDAEVIENLNEQGELKHILKPFKCYSVTVECQKCGGFRMLPCQVCSGSKKSLHRNNFTESFVALRCSHCDDSALVKCDLCAR, from the exons ATGACGCGCAAAAAGCGGGTCGCCCCGGACCCGCCTATTTCCGCCAATGTTAACGATTTGACTTTCTTCGGTTCCATTCGTAACTCCTGGAATGGCTTCAACAAGTTCTCCGAATCTCCCATTGAGAATAATCATGACCGAGCCCCCACCCCTCCGCCCAAGAACCGAGGCGGAACCATGAAGTCAACGAGGAACAAAAGACCCCCTCCGCCCCCTCCTCCTATACAAACTCAACTCGGTCTTCAATGCGAGTCACCTTGTAGCGAGATTGAAGAGGCCTCATCGTCGTGTATGTCGCCCTCACGGTTTTCGTCCTCCGGGTCGAACCCTCAATCAGGTCATACCTCGCCCAGTGTGGACGATAGCGGGGTGAACAGCGACAGTGATCGGCCTCGGAGCTCGGCCTCCAGCCAAGACAGTTCTCAATTGAGGCCACGATTATTTAGCCGCACCAGTCAGGACAGCCTGAGTGAGGAAGTCGAGGACGAGGCGGCCGCTTCGATCAATCGGACCTTGAGGCATTTGACCACACTGCGTGACGAAATGATCGCCCCACCCCCGCCCCCCGAATTCAGCGACTTTGGGAGCGAGCCCCTGTCATTGCTCTCGAACACTTCCGCCAGTAGCTTGAGATCCTCCGGTTCGTCCCAATTGGATCTGATCCAAGCTGCCCGAGGCACATTGAAGAAACGACACGACGACGAACAGTTCTTGGAAAAGAGCTTGAGGGATCGATTGCAGCAAAGCCTCGCGATCTCGGAATACGAAGAAGACTACTCCAACATCACTTCTCATTTTGGTCATGTGGAGCAAGTCGGGGAGGCCAATGGTCACGAGACCTTTGCTGGCGTCAGGTTTGCCCCTGAGCTCGTGGATCCTGAAGAGGGTGGTTTCAAAGACGTCACCATCCGAAGCCAACGTGGAACCATTCGTGGGGTGAAGAACCGAGTGCGAAGAGGCATTGCCACTTTTCTCAGAGATCCCAACAAAAAG AACTTCACGGAGCTCGAAACCGGCAAAGTGGTTGTTTACATCACAACATTGGGGGTGCTTCGTGATACCTATGCACGATGTGTCAAAGTGCGACAAATTTTGAGAACACACTTGATCAAAGTCGAGGAGAGAGACGTGTTCATGTCTCGAGAAAACCAATTGGAACTCATGGAACGAACGGAACAGCCTTATCTGGAGGTTCCCAAGGTCTTTGTGGAGGGCCGATATTTGGGG GATGCCGAGGTGATTGAGAATTTGAACGAGCAAGGAGAactcaaacacattttgaaacctttcAAG TGCTACTCGGTCACAGTGGAGTGCCAAAAGTGCGGAGGATTCCGAATGCTCCCATGTCAAGTTTGCAGTGGCAGCAAGAAGTCATTGCATCGGAACAATTTCACCGAATCTTTTGTGGCTCTCCGGTGTAGCCATTGCGACGATTCGGCCCTAGTCAAATGTGATTTGTGCGCTCGATGA
- the LOC131878242 gene encoding NECAP-like protein CG9132: MSAEDFERTLLVKPEVFVYKIPPRPSARGYRAADWNLATPDWTGRLRCLSKGRACSIKLEDKNSGALFAECPVEKYPGVSVEAVTDSSRYFVICIQDSGRKAYIGMGFSDRSDSFDLNVALQDHFKWVKKENNFAQEAVEPPKPNLDLAFKEGQTIRINIPKNDVGSTGATTRPKPSGGGGSGFLPPPPGGLKLGPPPGSANLTPLQSPSENKPLPGSNVDLLGDFMSSSSTTSSFSTNLRDHSLSSSTSAFNPSPIPPVSSGSGGVATEPKDDPWGDFVSSSDADKASATSGNWVQF; encoded by the coding sequence ATGAGTGCCGAAGACTTTGAAAGGACCCTCCTGGTGAAACCCGAAGTTTTTGTTTACAAAATACCTCCACGTCCGAGTGCCCGTGGATACAGAGCCGCTGACTGGAATTTGGCCACACCTGACTGGACCGGAAGATTACGCTGTCTCTCCAAAGGTCGAGCTTGCTCTATCAAATTGGAGGACAAGAACTCCGGAGCCCTATTTGCGGAATGCCCCGTTGAGAAATATCCCGGCGTGTCCGTGGAGGCCGTGACGGATTCGTCTCGTTATTTTGTGATTTGCATTCAAGACTCGGGTCGCAAAGCATATATTGGCATGGGTTTCTCGGACCGGAGTGACTCGTTCGATCTGAATGTAGCCCTACAAGATCACTTCAAGTGGGTTAAAAAAGAGAATAACTTCGCTCAAGAAGCTGTTGAGCCTCCAAAGCCCAATCTCGATCTGGCCTTCAAAGAGGGCCAAACAATCCGCATCAACATTCCAAAAAATGACGTGGGCAGCACAGGTGCCACAACCAGACCAAAGCCCTCcggtggtggtggaagtgGGTTCCTACCCCCACCTCCAGGTGGGCTGAAACTAGGCCCACCCCCTGGCTCGGCCAACCTCACTCCCCTTCAATCTCCGTCCGAAAACAAACCACTGCCAGGGTCCAATGTGGACTTGTTGGGAGACTTCATGTCGTCATCCTCGACGACATCGTCGTTCTCGACGAACCTCCGTGATCATTCTCTTTCCTCCTCAACTTCTGCTTTTAATCCATCACCAATTCCGCCTGTGTCTTCCGGATCGGGAGGCGTGGCCACGGAGCCTAAGGACGACCCATGGGGTGATTTTGTGTCTTCGAGTGATGCAGATAAAGCTTCAGCGACGAGTGGGAATTGGGTCCAGTTTTGA